The Microbacterium natoriense genomic interval GGTTCGCGGGAAAGCGTCAAAGTTCGGCTCACGGCTCCGCCGTCGCATCGCGCACCATGGGGCGATGCGACACCGGATCCCCCTCCCCGAGAGCCTCGGCGGCAGCTTCACTGTGCAAGACGCTCAGGAAATCGGCATCCGCCGAGGCCGCATCTCCTCGCGCGATCTCGCGCGTCCCTTTGACGCGGTTCGTGCGCGCAGGACTCCGAGGACTCCGATGGAGAGAGTGCTCAGTCTCGCACCTCGCCTGCGCAGCGAACAGCGCGTCGGCGGCAGCACCGCCCTCCAGGTGTGGCGATACCCTCATCCGAATCTCTGGCTGATCGAAGACGACATCGAGATCGTCGTGCCGACGGATGCTGCGCGCCCCCGGCTCGTGGGGGTGAAGAGCACACGCCTCGCCCGCTCTCGCATCCGGGGCTGGATGCTGGACGGCATCCCCATCGTCGATCCGATCGGGGCGTTGTTCATGTGCGCGAAGGATCTCACCGAGGACCAGATCGTCGTGCTCCTCGATTCGATGATCACCACGTCCGAGAACTACCCCGATATTCGCGAGAACCGACCGATCTTCACGCCGGCCGAGATAGCGGTCAGGCTTCGCGAATGGCGACGGTTTCCCTCTTGCGGTCAAGTCCGTGACGCTCTTGCTCGGATCCGACACCATGTCGAGTCTCCGAAGGAGACGGAGACTCGCTTGCTGCTCATCGCGAGCGGGTTGCCTGAACCTGCCGTTCAGCACTCCGTATACGATCGCGGACGCTTCGTGGCACGAGTCGACCTCGCGTATCCGGGTCTCAAGATCGCGATCGAATACGAGGGCGACGGACATCGGCGCAGCAAGTCGCAGTGGCGGCACGACATCCAGCGACAGCGCGACCTCGAAGACCTCGGCTGGATCGTGATCCGGGTCACCGAACTCGACCTCCGCCACGGCGGCGCTCCCTTGCTCCACCGCATCCGCAACGCGATCGCGGCCCGCTGATCGCGCTCGCCAGACCCTCGCGCATCCGGCCGTGGTGCGTGGTCAAGATCGCACCGCGAACCCGACGCCGAGAAGCTGAAGTGACCACCCACCAGAACGGCGAGGCGAAGACGCGACAGAGACGAGAGGGTCAGTCCTCGGGCTCGCCCGACAGGATGCCGCGCAGCCAGTCGCGCGCCTCGACGAACACGTCGTCCTCGTACCTCTCCGGGTACTGGACGATCTGCCGATCGGCACGCGGATACGACCCGAGGAAGACGACGCGGGGGCTGAAACGGCGGATGCCGAGCAGCGCGTCGGCCATGCGCTCGTGGCTGACGTGCCCGTCTGCGTCGATCACGAACCGGTAGCGGCCGAGCTCGTCGCCGATCGGGCGCGACTCGATGAGCGACAAGTTGATCCCTCGTGTCGAGAACTGCTCGAGCATCTCGAGCAGCGACCCCGGATGATCGTGGGGCAGCTCGACGATCAGCGACGTCTTGTCGGCGCCCGTCGGCTCGGGCGAGCGCATCGTGCGGGTCACGAGCACGAAGCGGGTGACCGCCTGCTTGTTGTCGCCGATGTCTTCGGCGAGCACATCGACGTCGTAGTGCCGGACGATCCCCGGAGGCGCGATCGCGGCCTGGGCGGGGAGCGTGCCGTCGAGCACCCCGATGGCGGAGGCGACGTTGGACGCGGCCGGCACGTGCGAATGCTGAGGGAGATTGGCGCCCAGCCAGCCGTGACATTGCGCGTAGGCGACGGGGTGGGCGGCGATCACCTGAACGTCGGACAGCTGTGTGCCGGGCGACGCCACCAGCACGAAGTTCACCTGCACCAGGTACTCGCCGACGATGCGCAGACCCGGCAGCGTCGCGAGGGCGTCCTGTGTGGTCGACACGCCGCCCTCGATCGAGTTCTCGATCGCGATCATGGCGGCGTACGACCGACCGGAGAGGACGTCGTCGAGCGCCTCGCCGACGTTGTGCACCGCACGCCACTCCTGGCCGCGGGCCTCGGGAACCTGGTCGAGCGCCGCTTCGGTGAACGTTCCTGCGGGTCCCAGATAGCTGTACGTGCGGCGTTCGGTCACGCGTTTCACCTTAGCCCTCTCCTCCCGACGGGCGAGACGTCGCTGGATCGGCCCGCCGAGAACGTCCGCGAAGACCGAATGCCTGCGCTCCTCAGGAAACCCAACGTGCGCTTACGGCCCGGTCGGTGCAGACTGTCTGCATGACGAGCCGCGCCGGCCTCCCTGCGGAGGACACTGACCTCATCGATGTCGACGAGCTGATCGCCGCCTACTACGATCGCCAGCCGAATCCCGATGTCGCCGCCGAGCGCGTCGTGTTCGGCACGAGCGGTCATCGTGGCTCGTCGCTGTCGAACAGCTTCAACGAGAACCACATCCTCGCCACCACGCAGGCGATCGTCGACTACCGGAACGGACAGGGCATCTCGGGCCCGCTGTTCCTCGGCCGCGACACTCACGCGCTCTCGCTCCCCGCCGAGCGCAGCGCGATCGAGGTGCTCGTGGCGAACGGCGTCGACGTGCGGGTGGATGCCCGTGACGCCTGGGTGCCGACCCCCGCGCTCAGCCATGCGATCCTCACCTACAACCGCGCCCTCGCGGCCGACGCCGCCGGACGCGCAGACGGCATCGTCGTCACTCCGAGCCACAATCCCCCGCGCGACGGGGGCTTCAAGTACAACCCCCCGCACGGCGGCCCCGCGGACACCGACGCCACCGGATGGATCGCGAATCGCGCGAACGAGCTGATCGCCGCCGGTCTCGACGGCGTCAAGCGCATTCGCCATGCAGACATCGACGCCGACAAGCTCGGCAGCTACGACTTCCGCGACGCCTACGTGCGCGACCTCTCCTCGATCATCGACGTCGAGGCCATCCGCAACGCGGGTGTGCGCATCGGCGCAGACCCGCTGGGCGGAGCATCCGTCGAATACTGGGCGTTGATCTCGGAGGTCTACGACCTCGATCTCACGGTCGTGAACCCCGAGGTCGATCCGACCTGGCGCTTCATGACGCTCGATTGGGACGAGAAGATCCGTATGGACCCGTCGTCTCCGTCGGCGATGGCGTCGCTCGTCGCGAAGAAGGGCGACTTCGACGTCCTGACCGGCAACGACGCCGATGCCGACCGTCACGGCATCGTGACGCCGGATGCCGGTCTCATGAACCCCAACCACTACCTCGCCGTCGCGATCGACTATCTGTTCTCGCACCGCGCCGAGTGGCCGCGCGATGCCGCGATCGGCAAGACCTTGGTGTCGTCGATGATCATCGACCGGGTCGCGGAGTCGCTGGGCCGGCGGCTGCTCGAGGTCCCCGTGGGCTTCAAGTGGTTCGTGCCGGGGCTCCTCGACGGTTCGGTCGCGTTCGGGGGCGAGGAGTCCGCCGGCGCCTCGTTCCTGCGCAAGGACGGCTCGGTCTGGTCGACCGACAAGGACGGCATCCTGCTCTGCCTGCTCGCGGCCGAGATCATCGCCGTGACGGGCAAGAGCCCCTCGGAGCGGTACCGCGAGCTCGAAGAGGCGTTCGGCGCCTCCGCGTACCAGCGCGTCGACGCCCCGGCGACGCCGGAGCAGAAGGCGACGCTCGGCAAGCTGGCCCCGGATGCCGTCAGCGCGACGACCCTCGCGGGTGAGGCCATCACCGCCAAGCTGTCGCATGCCCCCGGCAACGGCGCTGCGATCGGCGGGCTGAAGGTGCAGACCGAGCACGCGTGGTTCGCCGCGCGCCCTTCCGGCACCGAGGACGTCTACAAGCTGTACGCCGAGAGCCTGCTCGGACCCGAGCACCTCGCCGAGGTGCAGACCGAGGCTCGCGCCGTGGTGTCTGCCGCCCTGGGCGGTTGACCCGGCTCACCGTGTCTCGTCTCGTCGCTCCTCGCTCAACGACCAGTGGGAGAGGCACCGCTCGTTGAGCGAGCGAAGCGAGACGAAACGCCCGCCTCCGACCGCGACTTCGGCCGACCGCGGCTCATCGCGTTTCGTCTCGTCGCTGCGCTTCTCGCTCGACGGCCGGTCAGCGGGACTCGGCGAGAGCTGCACCGGCGACGCGCAGCCAGCGCGCGGGGTCGGCGAGGGCGGAGTCCGACGACCCCGCGAGCTCGGTGAGAGATGCGGATGCCGTGAACAGCGCGATGTCGGCATCCGCCGTGATGCGGCCGGCCGCCAGCATGGCGACGGTGTTCGACTCCGCCGCGACCGCGGCGATGAACGAGGGCACCTTGCCGTCGCCGGACTGTCCGTCGTAGGACCCTTCCCCGGTGATCACGACGTCGGCGTCGGCGATCGCCTCGGCGAGTCCGATCAGCGTCGCGACCTCGGCGGCGCCGGGGGCGAGCGTCGCTCCCCACGCCACGAGCGCTCCTCCGACACCTCCGGCCGCACCCGTGCCGGGCAGCTCTGCATCGAGCCCGAGCAGTGCGGCCAGCCGTGCGAGCGCGATGTCGACCGCCGGGATCTCCGCAGGCGCGAGCCCCTTCTGCGGGCCGAAGACCGCCGCGGCGCCCCGCGGGCCGGTGAGCGGGTTGGTCACGTCGGTGAGGACTCGCACCTCGGGCGCCGACCGGAGCCCGCTGAGGTCGACCGAGACGATGTCCGCAAGCCCTCGGGCTCCGCGTGCGACTGGCGCGCCGGCGGCGTCGAGGAACCGAGCCCCCAGAGCCGACAGCATCCCGGTGCCGCCGTCGGTCGAGGCGCTCGATCCGATGCCGACCACGACGCGCGTGACGCCGTGGTCGAGGGCGGCGACGAGCGCCTGTCCGAGACCTGTGGTGTCCGCGTCCCATGGGCGCAGTTCCCTGAGAAGCTCGATGCCGCTGGTCGACGCCAGATCGATCACGGCCGTGCCGTCGGGGAGCAGCAGCCAGGACGTCTCGACGGGCACGCCTGCCGGCCCGTCGACTGTGACCGGCATCCGCTGAGAACCCGGCACCGCCGCGGCGAACGCCGCAACCGTGCCCTCACCGCCGTCGGCCATCGGCCGATGCACGAACTCCGCGGCGGAGTCGACGGACGCCCAGCCCTCGGCGAGCGCCGCGGCGGCGTCCGCGGCCATGATCGTGCCCTTGAAACTGTCAGGCGCCAGCACGACCCGCGTCACGACAGACCCGGAGTGCTCGCGCGCACGACGACCTCGAGGGGCAGCGGAGGCTGCGTCCAGTCGGCGTCGACGGTGGCCCGGAACGCCTGGTAGCCGACCTCGGCCAGCGGGATGCGCACGGTCGTGAGCGCGGGTGTGACGTCGATGCTGGAGGGCACGTCGTCGAAACCGCACACGGCGACGTCCGTTCCGATCTCCCGCCCGGCCTCGCGCAGCGCCGACATCGCGCCGATAGCGACGACATCGCTGATGCAGAACACGAGGGTGCCCGGCTCCACGCCCTCCGTGAGGGCCTGCGTCATGCTGGCTGCCCCCGATTCTCGACGGAAGTCGCCTCTGAGAACGCGCCCGAGCGTGCCGCCTCCGCTCTCGAATCCGGCGCGGAAGCCGGCGAGACGGTCGTCGGAGGTGCGGACTCCGGATGCTGCGCCGATCGCGATCGCCGAGCGGTAGCCGAGCGCCGCCATCTGCCGGCCGAGATCCTCGGCACCCGAGCGGTTGTCGATCTCGACGTGCCGGTTCTCGACGCCGCCGGCGCCGAACGTCACGATGCGCCCGCCGAGGGCCGCGAATCCCGCGAGTTCCCGCGCGGTGTCGGACTCGGTGTCGTCGGTGCGAGAGGCGGAGAGGATGAGTCCCTGCGGCCGCTGACCGCGCAGCGCTCTGATGATGCGCGCTTCGCGTTCGGGGTCGCGCTCGGTGATCGCGACCGTCACGACGAGACCGTGCTCGTCCGCACCGCGGGCGACGCCCGAGGCGATCAGGCCGAAGTAGGGGTCGGCGATGTCGGCGACGAGCAGGGCGATCACGGGCGAGGTGCCGCGCGCGGTCGCCTGCGCCGAGACGTTCGCGGTGTAGCCCAGCGTCTTCGCCGCCGCCTCGACCCGTTCGCGGAACGACTCGGCGACCTTGCGCTCGGATCCGTTGAGAACGCGGGATGCGGTGGCGAGCGACACTCCTGCCTCGCGGGCGACGTCATGCAGCGTGGCTGCGGCGCCGCGCGCCGATCGGGCCTGCCGATGCCGGGAAAGGCTTTCCGGTGAGCTCATGCTCAGAGCATACTGTCCGCCCTTCTGCCGACGCCGACGCCTCCGAGGGCGGCGACTGTCCGTCGGCGCGAGCGTGGGAGAAAGGACGCTGGCAACCGGTTGCCTCTCAGGCCGTCCGAGCGAGCGCCTCCCGGGTGATCTCGTGCCTCAGCGACCCGCCCTCGATCAGCCGCTCCAGCTCATCGCAGACGAGCTGGCCCATCCCGGCACGGTCGGCGCCCATGGAGCCGGCCACGTGCGGTGTGAGCTCCACGTTCTCGAGCGCCCAGAGGGGCGAGTCGGATGCCGGCGGCTCCGTCACGGTGACATCGAGCAGTGCCGTCAGATCTCCCCGCCGCGAGAGCACGTCGATCAGCGCGGGCTCGTCGATGAGCCCGCCGCGAGCCGTGTTGATGAGGGTCGCGTCCCGCGGCATCCGCTCGAGCAGCGCCGCACCGATCATCCCCGTCGTCGACGGCAGCAGCGGCGCGTGCAGGCTCACCACGTCAGAGTCCGAGAACAGCTCCTCCAGCGGGACGAGTTCCACACCGAGCTCGGCTGCTGTTTCCGCTGACGCGAAGGGGTCGGCCGCGAGCATCCGCACGCCCGTGCCGCGCAGCCGTTCGGCGACGCGTCGGCCGATCTCGCCGAGGGCCACCAGGCCGACGACGCTCCCCCGTGCACCCGAGGCGACCCGAGACGCGGCCAGTGACCGCTCGGCCCGGTACACCCGGCGAGAGGCCTGGACTCCACGTGCCGCGAGCAGGATCTGAGCCGCCGTCATCGCCGCGACCGGCTCGGCGTTCGCCGACGCCGCCGAGACCACGACGACGCCCCGCTCCCATGCGGCGTCGGTCACGATGTGCTTGACCGAGCCGGCTGCGTGCAGCACGGCGCGCAGCCGCGGCGCCCGCTCGAGCAGGGCGGCATCGATCACGGGCGCCCCCCATCCGGTGAGCAGCACCTCGGTGTCCCGCAGCGCGTCGGGCTGATCCGCCAGCTCCTGCGCGGTGAGGAACGGCCTGGCCAGGTCCGCGATACGGTCGATATCAGCCAGCACCTCGGCCGGATAGACGTCGGGTCGACGCCGCTCCTCCATCACCAGACGCACCTTTACACGTTCCATACGATCTCCTTCGAAGGCGAAACATCCGATCAATGATTGACAGTGCTCGCGTCCCTAGGTTAGATTCGCCAACGACGTCTTGCAAAGTGGCAAGCGTTTGCCAAACCCTGGAGAACCCATGCACACAAAGATGAAAGCAGCCGCCGTCCTCGGCGTCGTCACCCTCGCGCTCGCCGGCTGCACCAGTGCGGCTCCCGCCACGGGCGGCGGATCCGGCGTGAAGCAGGATGAGGAAGCCGTCCTCGAGGTCTGGACCCGGACCACACCGGGCAGCGCCAGCGAGGCGGCGACCATCCGGCAGGTCGAGGCCTTCACCGAGGCCACCGGCTACAAAGCCGAGGTCACCGCGATCTTCGACGACTTCGAGACCAAGCTCGCGCAGCGCGCAGGTCAGAAGGACCTGCCCGACATCGTCCTGAACGACGTCAGCCAGCTCGGCACCATGCAGACGCAGGGCATCCTGCGCGAGATCGACCTCAAGGACGTCGAGAACTCGAAGGATCTGTCTCCGCAGGCCCTCGAGGCGGGCCAGGCCGTCGACGGAAAGACCTACGGCATCCCCTACTCCGCGCAGGCCAACGCCCTCTACATCCGCAGCGACTGGTTGCAGAAGCTGGGGCTGAAAGCGCCGACGAACTGGGACGAGATGCTCGAAGTCGCCACGGCGTTCACCCAGAACGACCCCGACGGCAACGGCCAGGCCGACACCTACGGGCTCGCGGTACCCGGCTCGACCAAGCGCGGGTACGCCTCGTGGTACTTCTCGAACTTCCTGTGGTCAGCGGGCGGCGACTTCATCAGCGGCTCGGGTGACGAGTGGCTGCCGTCCATGAGCTCGGATGAGGCGGTCGAGGCGACCACTTGGTTCCGCGATCTGCAGTGCAAGGCGGGGGTCATCCAGCCCGGCGCCGTCAGCATGGACACCCCGCCGACGAACGAGACCTTCGAGTCGGGCGTCACCGGGATGTACGTCACCGGCCCGTACATGATGCCGCGCTTCGACAAGGTGCTCGGCGCCGACAAGTACGAGGTCGTCCCGATGCCTGAGGGCCCGAAGGACGACTCGGTGCTCGCCGAGGGCGGCACGGTCTACCTGATGGCCGGCTCTGAGAACGAGAAGGGCCAGACCGCGTTCGCGGACTGGTACATCAGCCCCGAGGCCCAGAAGTTCGGCATGGAGGGCACCGAGGCGTTCGCCATCCAGCTGCCGGTGAACGAGAAGGTCGACATCGCCGAGGTTCGCGACGACGCCCGCTGGCAGACGTTCGCCACCGCCTACAAGGAGAGCGGTCACTACGCGCCGACCATCCCGAGCTGGACTCCGGTGCGCCAGATGAGCGCCGACACGATCAACGCCCTCCTCGCCGACTGTTCTCTCGACGTCGAAGAGGAACTCACCAAGCTCGACGGCAAGCTGACGGCCGAGCTCCTCACGCAGGGAATCCTCAAGCAGTGACCATCCACGCAGCCGACGCCGCCACGGCGGCCGACGCTCCCAAGGCAGCGGCGGGGACCATCGCGTCCCCGCCGCCCGCCCGGCGGCGTCGCCGCCACCGCACGCAGGGCCAATGGTGGATCCCGTGGGCGTTCCTCATGCCCGCCCTGCTGCTGTTCCTCGTGTTCCGCTACATCCCGATGGTGCAGGCCATCCAGATGTCCGTGGAGAACGTGCGCCCGTATCTCGGCAACGAGTTCGTGGGCGCGCAGAACTACCAGGTGATCCTGTCCGACCCGGCATTCCGCGACGCGACGATCAACACCGTGATCCTCGCCGTCGGCCAGACGGTCGGATGCCTGCTGCTCGGCTTCCTCCTCGCGCTGCTGCTCGAGGGTCAGACCCGCAAGCTCTCTTTCATCCGATCCGCGGCCTTCCTGCCGGTCGTCGTTCCCATGGCGGTCGTCGCCGAGCTGTGGCGCATCATGTACTACCCGTCGGCCGACGGGTTCCTGAACAACATCATCGGCGTCGTCGGCCTCGGCCCCAGCGAGTACATCAACAGCCCGGATTCGGCCATGTGGTCGGTCATGCTGATGGGCATCTGGCGCGGCGGTCCGTACGACATGATGATCATCCTGGCCGGTCTCGCCGGCATCGACCGCGGACTCTACGAGGCCGCGACGGTCGACGGGGCGAACCGCTGGCAGCGCATCGTCCACGTGACGCTCCCCGGGCTCCGTCCGGTGTTCACGATCCTGTTCATCCTGGCCGCGATCCGCGGGTTCCGGGTGTTCACCGAGGTGTTCCTGATGACCAACGGCGGCCCGAACGGCGCCACCGAGGTCGTGATGACCCTCCTCTACAAGCTCGGCCTGGAACAGGGCAAGCTCGGAGTCGGCTCGGCCGGCGCCGTGCTGCTGTTCCTGGCGACCCTCGTGCTCACCCTCGTGGTGCAGCTGATCACCCGCAGGAAGAAGGACGCATGAGCGTCGGAACAGACACCGCTCTCGGACTCACCGAGAGCCGCACGGTCGTCGGGATCGCCGTCAAGGTCGTGATCTACGCCGTGGTCGTCGCCCTGTTCGCTGGTCCTCTGATCGCCCTGCTGTCCGGAGCGTTCAGCGAGGTCTCCGACCCGACCGATCTCAGCGTGATCCCGAACCGTCCGACTCTCGAGAACTTCGCGATCGCCTTCGACTTCGGAGTGCTCGGCTACCTCGCGAACTCGTTCTTCGTGGTGGGCTTCGGGCTGCTCCTGCAGGTGATCGTCTCGGTCCTCGCCGGCTACGCCCTGGCACGCAAGAGGTTCCGCTTCTCGGCCCTCGTCATGGTCGCGATCCTCGCCACCATGATGCTCCCCGAGGAGATCCTCGCCCTGCCGCTGTCGATCCTGCTCGCCGACCTCCCGATCCTGCACATCAACCTGATGGGAACCCTCGCCGGAATGATCGTTCCGCTGGGGGCCTGGGCGTTCTCGATCCTCGTGATGACCGAATTCATGAAGGACGTGCCGCTCGAACTCGAAGAGGCCGCCCGTATCGACGGCGCCAGCGAACTCCGGGTGTTCGCGCAGATCATCGTGCCCCTGTGTAAGCCCGCGCTGGGTGTGATCGGCGTGTTCGGCTTCACGATGATCTGGGACCAGTACCTGCTGCCCCTGCTCGTCTCGCAGTCGAGCGACACGTACACGCTTCCACTCGCTCTGCGCACGCTGCGCATCGAGCCGGAGGTCACGCCCGGTGTGGTGATGGCGGCATCGCTGCTGGCCCTCGCGCCCTCGGTGCTCGTGTTCCTGCTGTTCCAGCGTTCCTTCGCCCGCGGACTCACGTCCGGTGCGCTCAAGGGCTGAGCGATGACGGTGATCGAACTGGACGGGATCACCGGGTTCCGCGACGTCGGCGGAATC includes:
- a CDS encoding LacI family DNA-binding transcriptional regulator, which produces MSSPESLSRHRQARSARGAAATLHDVAREAGVSLATASRVLNGSERKVAESFRERVEAAAKTLGYTANVSAQATARGTSPVIALLVADIADPYFGLIASGVARGADEHGLVVTVAITERDPEREARIIRALRGQRPQGLILSASRTDDTESDTARELAGFAALGGRIVTFGAGGVENRHVEIDNRSGAEDLGRQMAALGYRSAIAIGAASGVRTSDDRLAGFRAGFESGGGTLGRVLRGDFRRESGAASMTQALTEGVEPGTLVFCISDVVAIGAMSALREAGREIGTDVAVCGFDDVPSSIDVTPALTTVRIPLAEVGYQAFRATVDADWTQPPLPLEVVVRASTPGLS
- a CDS encoding hydroxyacid dehydrogenase codes for the protein MERVKVRLVMEERRRPDVYPAEVLADIDRIADLARPFLTAQELADQPDALRDTEVLLTGWGAPVIDAALLERAPRLRAVLHAAGSVKHIVTDAAWERGVVVVSAASANAEPVAAMTAAQILLAARGVQASRRVYRAERSLAASRVASGARGSVVGLVALGEIGRRVAERLRGTGVRMLAADPFASAETAAELGVELVPLEELFSDSDVVSLHAPLLPSTTGMIGAALLERMPRDATLINTARGGLIDEPALIDVLSRRGDLTALLDVTVTEPPASDSPLWALENVELTPHVAGSMGADRAGMGQLVCDELERLIEGGSLRHEITREALARTA
- the pheA gene encoding prephenate dehydratase produces the protein MKRVTERRTYSYLGPAGTFTEAALDQVPEARGQEWRAVHNVGEALDDVLSGRSYAAMIAIENSIEGGVSTTQDALATLPGLRIVGEYLVQVNFVLVASPGTQLSDVQVIAAHPVAYAQCHGWLGANLPQHSHVPAASNVASAIGVLDGTLPAQAAIAPPGIVRHYDVDVLAEDIGDNKQAVTRFVLVTRTMRSPEPTGADKTSLIVELPHDHPGSLLEMLEQFSTRGINLSLIESRPIGDELGRYRFVIDADGHVSHERMADALLGIRRFSPRVVFLGSYPRADRQIVQYPERYEDDVFVEARDWLRGILSGEPED
- a CDS encoding endonuclease domain-containing protein, with product MERVLSLAPRLRSEQRVGGSTALQVWRYPHPNLWLIEDDIEIVVPTDAARPRLVGVKSTRLARSRIRGWMLDGIPIVDPIGALFMCAKDLTEDQIVVLLDSMITTSENYPDIRENRPIFTPAEIAVRLREWRRFPSCGQVRDALARIRHHVESPKETETRLLLIASGLPEPAVQHSVYDRGRFVARVDLAYPGLKIAIEYEGDGHRRSKSQWRHDIQRQRDLEDLGWIVIRVTELDLRHGGAPLLHRIRNAIAAR
- the pgm gene encoding phosphoglucomutase (alpha-D-glucose-1,6-bisphosphate-dependent) — encoded protein: MTSRAGLPAEDTDLIDVDELIAAYYDRQPNPDVAAERVVFGTSGHRGSSLSNSFNENHILATTQAIVDYRNGQGISGPLFLGRDTHALSLPAERSAIEVLVANGVDVRVDARDAWVPTPALSHAILTYNRALAADAAGRADGIVVTPSHNPPRDGGFKYNPPHGGPADTDATGWIANRANELIAAGLDGVKRIRHADIDADKLGSYDFRDAYVRDLSSIIDVEAIRNAGVRIGADPLGGASVEYWALISEVYDLDLTVVNPEVDPTWRFMTLDWDEKIRMDPSSPSAMASLVAKKGDFDVLTGNDADADRHGIVTPDAGLMNPNHYLAVAIDYLFSHRAEWPRDAAIGKTLVSSMIIDRVAESLGRRLLEVPVGFKWFVPGLLDGSVAFGGEESAGASFLRKDGSVWSTDKDGILLCLLAAEIIAVTGKSPSERYRELEEAFGASAYQRVDAPATPEQKATLGKLAPDAVSATTLAGEAITAKLSHAPGNGAAIGGLKVQTEHAWFAARPSGTEDVYKLYAESLLGPEHLAEVQTEARAVVSAALGG
- a CDS encoding glycerate kinase; the encoded protein is MTRVVLAPDSFKGTIMAADAAAALAEGWASVDSAAEFVHRPMADGGEGTVAAFAAAVPGSQRMPVTVDGPAGVPVETSWLLLPDGTAVIDLASTSGIELLRELRPWDADTTGLGQALVAALDHGVTRVVVGIGSSASTDGGTGMLSALGARFLDAAGAPVARGARGLADIVSVDLSGLRSAPEVRVLTDVTNPLTGPRGAAAVFGPQKGLAPAEIPAVDIALARLAALLGLDAELPGTGAAGGVGGALVAWGATLAPGAAEVATLIGLAEAIADADVVITGEGSYDGQSGDGKVPSFIAAVAAESNTVAMLAAGRITADADIALFTASASLTELAGSSDSALADPARWLRVAGAALAESR
- a CDS encoding carbohydrate ABC transporter permease, which produces MSVGTDTALGLTESRTVVGIAVKVVIYAVVVALFAGPLIALLSGAFSEVSDPTDLSVIPNRPTLENFAIAFDFGVLGYLANSFFVVGFGLLLQVIVSVLAGYALARKRFRFSALVMVAILATMMLPEEILALPLSILLADLPILHINLMGTLAGMIVPLGAWAFSILVMTEFMKDVPLELEEAARIDGASELRVFAQIIVPLCKPALGVIGVFGFTMIWDQYLLPLLVSQSSDTYTLPLALRTLRIEPEVTPGVVMAASLLALAPSVLVFLLFQRSFARGLTSGALKG
- a CDS encoding ABC transporter substrate-binding protein, giving the protein MHTKMKAAAVLGVVTLALAGCTSAAPATGGGSGVKQDEEAVLEVWTRTTPGSASEAATIRQVEAFTEATGYKAEVTAIFDDFETKLAQRAGQKDLPDIVLNDVSQLGTMQTQGILREIDLKDVENSKDLSPQALEAGQAVDGKTYGIPYSAQANALYIRSDWLQKLGLKAPTNWDEMLEVATAFTQNDPDGNGQADTYGLAVPGSTKRGYASWYFSNFLWSAGGDFISGSGDEWLPSMSSDEAVEATTWFRDLQCKAGVIQPGAVSMDTPPTNETFESGVTGMYVTGPYMMPRFDKVLGADKYEVVPMPEGPKDDSVLAEGGTVYLMAGSENEKGQTAFADWYISPEAQKFGMEGTEAFAIQLPVNEKVDIAEVRDDARWQTFATAYKESGHYAPTIPSWTPVRQMSADTINALLADCSLDVEEELTKLDGKLTAELLTQGILKQ
- a CDS encoding carbohydrate ABC transporter permease; the protein is MTIHAADAATAADAPKAAAGTIASPPPARRRRRHRTQGQWWIPWAFLMPALLLFLVFRYIPMVQAIQMSVENVRPYLGNEFVGAQNYQVILSDPAFRDATINTVILAVGQTVGCLLLGFLLALLLEGQTRKLSFIRSAAFLPVVVPMAVVAELWRIMYYPSADGFLNNIIGVVGLGPSEYINSPDSAMWSVMLMGIWRGGPYDMMIILAGLAGIDRGLYEAATVDGANRWQRIVHVTLPGLRPVFTILFILAAIRGFRVFTEVFLMTNGGPNGATEVVMTLLYKLGLEQGKLGVGSAGAVLLFLATLVLTLVVQLITRRKKDA